DNA from Sorex araneus isolate mSorAra2 chromosome 6, mSorAra2.pri, whole genome shotgun sequence:
gggagggaaggagtgtggAGGTCACAGTCTCCCAGCGGGTGATGCTTTTGCTGCTGCTTAATCCGACCCCCTCTCCAGAGCAGAGGGCACAGAGAGCAAAGGCCCGCCCCCTTCGCACCTCTCTCCCTCATCTGCATTGGGCATTACTGCCCCCCCCCTTGAAGCAATAACTCCAAgcaggctccagcccctggacccctGGGGTGGCCAGGGCCCCCCATCAGCTCCCATCCGACCTCGTCAGGGGTTAGGGAGAGCCCTGCCTCTATGCCCTGCAGAGCAATAacactatatttatttttgggtttggccAGGGAGGCACAGGGACAAGGGGCAAGCCGGGGCCCAGTGCCCAGGCTGTACAGAGActctattttaatgtatatttgcTGCAAAGAGAAACCGCTTTTGGTTTTGAacctttaatgagaaaaaaatatatataatatcgaGCTCAAACGTGTGGCTGGCTGAATCACTGGGCcaagtgggggcgggggtcacggACACAGGATTTCACAGATATACAAAGTCACACTGGGAACAGATGGCGGGTTGGCGAGCTAAGTGTCGGTCTCCTCGTCGTTCAGCAGCATGTTGGGGATCCCACGGCTGATGGGGAACAGACGTCCTGattctgggcactgcagggtcccctccATGACCTCCACCTGCGGGGCGGGAGAGTGCAGAGGGAAAGGTGTTGGCCTTGGACAAGACTTACCCGGGTCGACCCCGCGGCACTGCCAAAGGTGATCCCTACCCTACCCTGGCGTGGCGTTCCCCGCCCCCGAAACCCGAACACCCACAAGACAAGCGGCGAGGGGGCGTCTCACCTCCAGCAGCACGTGGTGCATCTTCCGCAGAAACTCCTCATCGTTCTCGTACCCCTCAACCGGCCCGTTGGGCACCTCGGCCAAACTCAGCTAAAAGCAAGAGGCGCGTCACCACCAGGGTCCTCACCCCGGGGCGGGCCGACCCTCCAGGGGTGctcgcgggggggcgggggcgctcaCGCTGTCCGCCGCCTGCTGAAGTGCCGTCCACTCCACCTTGGGGATCATGCGCGCCACGAATTCCGGGTTGAACTCCACGTGGTGGATGCGCACCTCTTCGGCCTGCGGGACAGAGGTGTGGGCAGGCGCCGGCCCGGGCCGTCCGCACCCACCCGGGGCCCCCGCGAGACGGCGCCCGCCGGTACCTGGAGGCGCAGAGGGAAGCCTCTGGGCCCCACCCCCCGCACATGCGAGCTCAGCAGATTGTGGGTGAGCAGCTTCATTTCGCTCCGACGCGCTCGCTCCGACTGGCCGGAACCGGAAGGGGGCGGCACCAAAGCGCCGCTTCCGGCCGCTCCCTTCCACCCGATTGGACGGCTGGGAAGAGCGGAAGCGGCGGCTTGACCGGCGCTCTAGTGCTCGCGGCCCGAGGAATTTGAGACCGGATCGATCCGGCGGGGCGCCCGGAAGGACCTCGGCCGCGGAGTGCTAAGCGCAGGCCCAGTCCTCCCCTCGCTGCAAATCACGTGAGCGGCTGCCCCGCCGCGACCTTCACGGAAGCCAAAATAAATGTGTAACCTACACACCGGACGCACGCCGAACTCCGCAGTCCCTCGCGCCCGACGGGAGGCGGAGTCATCGAAGCCGAGGCGCCCCACCTTGTATACAAATAAGCCCCGCGAAGCCCCGCCCTCCAGGCGCTGCGCGCCAATGGCCTCGCCCCGTCATGCAAATCAGCGCGGAGTCCCGGAAGCCCCGCCCCTGTGCGCTCGGCCCGCGCCTGCGCCGCGGGGAGGTCCCGAGGGCCCGCGGCTCCGCCTCTGCAGGGTCGCG
Protein-coding regions in this window:
- the TRMT112 gene encoding multifunctional methyltransferase subunit TRM112-like protein; translation: MTPPPVGREGLRSSACVRRPIGWKGAAGSGALVPPPSGSGQSERARRSEMKLLTHNLLSSHVRGVGPRGFPLRLQAEEVRIHHVEFNPEFVARMIPKVEWTALQQAADSLSLAEVPNGPVEGYENDEEFLRKMHHVLLEVEVMEGTLQCPESGRLFPISRGIPNMLLNDEETDT